A stretch of the Geovibrio thiophilus genome encodes the following:
- a CDS encoding MFS transporter translates to MLNNRYFILLIVFAAGVAAPLNQFKVPPMMQQLVEHFDMSLAVSGWLMSLFALVGMLFALPSGHIIGRIGMKASGTIALTALLTGSVMGGMSTSLLMLISSRIIEGIGLCLISVTGPAAISAWFPPERRGAAMGVWATWVPIGTITMFIAAPALGVWQSAWIFTSVYTLAALAAFLLFFRMPDGFKMKYKTDGNISGSLYSNKSIWLLAAVFMIYNIVIVSVKTYAPIFLEQEHGLSLLKASMLTALIMLFSLASAPLCGWLSDLLKSRKIILIAGLIIVCFVMFFLFGAGSAAFPFLLILLGITGGVVPTATFSSVSEIMKEPHLTGKGMSAIALGQNAGMFCGPVLFSFLAGHYSWQTAGLMMVPLLLCALMASFAINVR, encoded by the coding sequence ATGCTCAATAATCGTTATTTTATTTTACTCATAGTATTTGCCGCCGGCGTGGCGGCTCCGCTTAACCAGTTTAAGGTACCGCCCATGATGCAGCAGCTCGTGGAGCATTTTGATATGAGCCTTGCGGTTTCAGGCTGGCTTATGTCCTTGTTTGCTCTTGTCGGGATGCTGTTTGCTCTTCCTTCCGGTCACATTATAGGCAGGATAGGAATGAAAGCCTCCGGAACCATTGCCCTTACGGCACTTCTGACGGGGTCTGTCATGGGGGGCATGTCAACCTCCCTGCTTATGCTGATTTCAAGCCGTATAATTGAAGGCATAGGGCTCTGTCTCATTTCTGTTACAGGTCCTGCTGCTATTTCAGCATGGTTTCCGCCGGAACGGAGAGGTGCGGCAATGGGTGTATGGGCAACGTGGGTTCCTATCGGAACAATTACTATGTTTATTGCCGCTCCCGCACTGGGTGTATGGCAGAGCGCGTGGATATTCACCTCTGTTTACACATTGGCGGCGCTTGCTGCTTTTCTTTTGTTTTTTCGTATGCCCGATGGATTTAAAATGAAATATAAAACGGACGGAAACATCAGCGGCAGCCTTTATTCAAATAAAAGCATTTGGCTTCTCGCCGCAGTTTTTATGATTTATAATATTGTTATCGTATCTGTTAAGACCTACGCTCCGATTTTTCTTGAGCAGGAACACGGGCTTTCTTTGCTGAAAGCCTCAATGCTTACTGCACTGATTATGCTTTTTTCTCTTGCCTCCGCACCTCTATGCGGGTGGCTTTCCGATCTGCTCAAATCAAGGAAAATAATTCTGATCGCAGGTCTTATCATCGTCTGTTTCGTGATGTTTTTTCTTTTCGGAGCAGGAAGTGCCGCTTTTCCTTTTCTGCTTATCCTTCTGGGGATTACAGGAGGGGTTGTACCCACGGCAACTTTCTCATCAGTCTCAGAAATAATGAAAGAGCCGCATCTTACCGGTAAAGGGATGTCTGCCATAGCACTCGGGCAGAATGCCGGAATGTTTTGCGGTCCTGTGTTATTCAGCTTTTTAGCCGGTCACTATTCGTGGCAGACGGCAGGGCTTATGATGGTTCCCCTTCTCCTCTGCGCCCTGATGGCATCATTTGCTATAAATGTAAGATAG